The Stigmatopora argus isolate UIUO_Sarg chromosome 6, RoL_Sarg_1.0, whole genome shotgun sequence region GCCGTGCTCAGCGTGATTAAAGCTGCATGGAAATAGGGGGATCAATTGCTTTGTGGACTGGTTTGTGGCACACGGCGAGAAGGCCAGCCTCTCTTTTCTTCGGAACTCTCCAGCGTGACAAACAGGCTTTCCTTTGCTGAACAGAAAGGCAACACATCAgcagagtgtgtgagtgtgtgtgagagagagagaaatagagagagCGGATGAAGCACCATGAGCAGATACTGGCCAACATGCACAGCAATCTGTTGATGTTAACAGAATAACCGGCCTGGACGGCATGATCATTGTTAAAGGTGTCCAACGTCTCAAAATTACAGTGCAACATTGTAGCACAATTTTGTGTTTGGCTGAAAAATTCTACACCATTAAAGGAAAATAAGCAGTTTACACAATCAATAGCTTACTTGGTCAGATTTTTAGACCACCACAAAATGAACATACAGAGGGAATCATAACAACTAACGAATCGGTAAAGGAAATTAGGAGTGTTGATTGATATCAAAACCATATAATTAGTCAGATCTATATTCTATTTATTCtggctatttttaaaaaggaaacaattgTGCATGTTTTCATGATTCCCTTTATTTAACAAGACATAATAAAGCTTtcgatcatttttttaatgtacgtAAATAATTTTGGAAAATAACTCTTAACCCTAATCAGctcagatacaaaaaaaataaaataattaggaTCTATAGAACAATGCTTATACATCAATAGAATATACCTACCAAATCTTATTAAGAAAATGATAAGTGTACCCACCACCACCGACAACaacataaaacttgatttggcaagccaaataatattaatttaaaaaaaggataaatcATGCTTATTACATGCAGTAAATATGAGTAAACACTTGAAAACATCTGTCAAATGTCCTTTTGTATTAAGATTAAACAAGTATCAATAAATTGATTAGTTGATAAAATGATTAAGTGAGCAGAATGTAAAcaataggaaaaaaagatgatcaGATAAACATTAAAAAGCGATTGAGGCAAAGCGTGTCTTGCTTTTGTGCTAAATACAACAATTAGCAATAAGATAATTTCtgttccccaaaaaatatcttgaCATGACActgtaaatattaaaaatgatttgattgttACAAATCCCCATAGTTTATGAAGGAATCGTAATGAAATGCCTATTCTTAGCCTGAATATCATATACTAATCAGATCGAAATAACAACCATTAAAAAGTAGTTGTACAACTACAATCCATTTCTTCATCAtgaagataattttcattatttctTAATAGAATTAGTTAAACATTAAAAAGCCAACATAAATGTATTATGTGCTTTCTTTAAGACCGTGTGTTGAGAAAACTTTCTGGAGGTATTAAATTCAATTCCTCCAtttcaaactataaaaaaaaacattcacactcaaatgATGCAAAATTTTGAATATAAAAGGTACACATGGAATTTTTTTAGGACCACCTGAACAGGGATTCTAACCTGGAAAACCATGACTCGGAGGCAAACCTTGTTAACCACTAGTGTAATATAAAAATGTCTATTAAAATTGCAATAATATCGTCCAGCAGTATTCCTTCATGATTGGTCCCAATGTCGACTCTAGTCAGGGCAGAATAATCCTCCTATTTCTGGTCTTTTTTTAGAGTGGCTCtgtaaatattaatgttttcacTATCATCCCGGTGCACAAGTTGGACATAAAATCTGCTTGGGAGATGTTCTTCAAAGAAGCCTGGCGCCTTGTGCTCATTTCGCATTTTGGACGAGAGGTAAaccactgtgttttttttgcaaagatgGGCCAGAGTGTCCACTAACCGTGGATACGTGTCGGGCAGATAAACGATATCCGCGCCCACCACCAGGTCCCAATCTGAGGGGAACTTGGTGTGGTCCTCACCCCAGGACAGGGGGAGGACAGTGGGGGGGCTAGCGGGCCAACCGCTGGAGGGCATGTTGGCACACACATTGGCCTCCAGAGGTGGAAGAGTCACGGGAAGGTCTGTGAGGGTTACATCGGCACCTGGAGGTAAGTAAGAAGTTAATCGAGGTCAACATGCAATGTTATTTACATTATCACATTCACTGGACTGTAACGTTTGGACTTTTAAGGCACACCAGACTAAGATAAGATGCACCCACCAAACTTGACAAGAATGTGGCATTTGTCCATGCAGGGTACAAAAAACGATCAAACGAAaaatgatcactgccaaccctcccagtcaaaagaaATTGGACTGGTGTCActgttttgtaaaataaaatattaaaaagctcaaattttTGGTTGGTagtgaatgatcactgccaaccttcccagtcaaaataaattggactggTGTCAGTGttttgtaaaatacaatattaaaaAGCTCAAAGTTTTGGTTGGTAGTGAatattcgctgccaaccctccaggTCAGAAGGAATTGGACTggtgtcaccgtcaatggcagccagagaTGCTCTAAATTTTGGTTGATAgtgaatgatcgctgccagctTTCCAAGTCAAAAGGAATTGGACTGGTGTCACTGTTTTGTAAAACACAATAttaaaaagctccacattttGGTTGGTagtgaatgatcactgccagccctcccagtccaaaggaATTGGACTggtgtcgccgtcaatggcagccaaacagATGTTTTATTTGGTCAAATACAAGATGAAAAATCTCCACATTTTGGTTGGTAgtgaatgatcgctgccaggcctcccagtcCAAAGAAATTGGACTggtgtcgccgtcaatggcagccaaaaatatgttttcgtaaaatactatttttaaGTGCTATTTTCTAAAAGTCACATCAAACGATAATAAGACAAACCAGTGACAGTATACCGAGGCGAGCGGCCACAATCCCAACGACGCCAGTCCCCGCTCCGAGTTCGATGACGCGTCGCCCACGCCACTCCACGCGTTGCTTCTCAAAGTAACGACACAATTGTATCGCCTGTCAACACGCAAATAAAAGTGACACTCATTCATGACACGTGTATAATAACCTCTCGACAAATGGCGTACTTACCGATTCCCACACCGGTGCAGCCACGCCGAGGTTTGCACCAAATATTTGTGTGATTTTCAGCTCCTGGCCCATTAATTTATAAATGCTTTCTTGAGAGAAGGTGTCAGCGAACAAACACTCATCGGCGGGGAAAGGGTCGTCATCGTTCACAAAACAGCTCATCGTGCATGTTTGACGGGTGGGAGGGGAAAGCGTAAAGtatcattttaaagaaaaaaaagtttcgaGTCCAAAACTAAAGAGCTTCCGGGTTagctagcattagcattagctagATAAACTCGTCGAAGAGCACATTTTGACGAAAACTGGCACATTGTTTGTGTATTGCTTATATTATTTATAAGTCATTAAAGAGGATTCGCggtgttattattttttcgtgtttgatatttttcttttaaattattcatttgaaagTTGAGGATGTTATTTTTCCGGGTCACCAGATATTCCACGTGTACGATGTCCACCTAGTATTTAAAGTTCATACTATtcaccaaatatatatattatttgctGGATACCAATTGaaatactacaacggcgaattGTGAACTGTTTATAGGGCTTCAATAACTCATTAACTACCAATGACGAAGCCAAATAATGTAACTTGCCCAATTCATCGCCATAATAAAGCGTTATCCAGTAACTGAACGTAAACTGAAACGTCACCTATCATTAATCTACGATAAGTAAAGGTGGCAACAGTGCccggataaaaaaataaaataatttgacaaATAAAATCAGTACTAGTTTCAATGGCCAAAAATTacataaatctaaaaataaaatccatgaAGATTTGTTCCTATTGTTGCAACGACTCATCACTTATTATTTATGATTGGGGCATAAATCCATcacagtgacaaaaaaaaaacccatgctgcagttttattaatttattttctttctttctttcttttttaaagtctGCACAGTCAGTACCAATTGGACATTTTTCACACTGCTTGACATAAATTGCAGAAAGGGTTTAACATGTGTATAAAAGAATTGAGCTGCACTCAAAGCTTCCACAATCACATGAGAAAATGTCATACAACAACCAAACATCATTCTCCCAATTTCTACATAAGGTATTACTGTTACCTGGAATTCATACTTCATGATTCAGCACAAGAAATCTCAGTTTCATGAGAAGTCATACCTCCCATTCCATATCAGTGCCAATGACACAGAAAtcgaccccccaaaaaaggcagCCTTTACTGTATATATTGGAACAACAAATGATGATGGACGAACACAAAGCTAACCCACTCTTAGCATTAAAGACAAACATGAAACGCAAGTCATGGCGAATGTTGCTCAAGGACACTTGTGACAGCAGGTACGCTGTCCAGTGTGGAgtacttaatttaaaaaaaaaacacttatgcCTTCAGTTCATCAGTCTTTCTAGATCAtcagagcaaaaaaaacaaaaaaaatacctgcATAGAAAATGTACTGTATCTCTATGCAGCTGGGATGGATCACAGTTTTCTTAGTGGCGTGCATGATGGCGGCGAATCTGAATGAATGGTTTTACTTAATACACAGTAAATAAGCTCCTCCtgatcatttgtattttttaaaaataaatattcttcaTCAATAGAGATGACAGTAGTAATTCCATCAATAAGACCTTTCTCTTGCTCAGGCCTCAAATATGTGCAAACTGCAGTTCCCCTCAAAAGCAGCACTTTTAGCAGGGACCATGAAAacaaacacacttaaaaaaacaaagaaaaaccatTTGGATGATGAATGGGTgattttaaaaacgatggggtGCATCAGCGAACCCGTTGCAAGGAGTGATACTTCCAACTGCTTCTTTACAGTCAATAAGTCaaaatgtgggaaaaaaggCTAAATCAACCAAATGTTATCCTTGAACTGTAAAAAATTATTTGGTAGTGAACCGCTCCTGTAATGGCAGATGCTGCTCTTGAAGCATTTACCGAAAAAAATACTGCTCTTCTAAAGTATTTTCACATCCAAAAATTAAGCACAGACTGTTCTGCTACAACAATGTAACATGCTTGTCCACTTAAGTCCGCTGTAAAGAATTTCCTTTTGAGAAAGATAGCCAGATTTGCCAACATGGTCAAGTATAAGCTTAGACAACTCAACAGACACTTGATTGtttctttgatttaaaaaaaaacatcttgggaCAGCCAAAAGCACACCAAAAAACAGACATGGAATTTCAACATTCCAGCTTGGCATGTAAAGCTGTCAACTTGGTTCTTAGCCGAGGTCCACAACAAACACTCACACAGAGAGCAAAAAGGAATGTATGGTTAAAACTTGGttgaaaaaagaataataattagAATGATGATTATGACAAAAAGGATTAAAATCACCAGCATCTTCCTGTTTTTCTTCTGGTACTGCTCTGCCTAAAGGGAACAAGAAAACACCATCAAATGAAAACGGTAAAATACATCACAAGTATTATAGTTTACCGTGTAGTTTCACATGGACTGCTTTTACCTTTTGTAACTGTTTCAAGCCATCATCTGTCTTAACACACGCTTGTTCCACGTGAAAGTCGATTCTGTCAAGGACCGTGCCCTTGAAGAAAAACAACGGGCAATTTTACTTtctgttcattaaaatgaaatgaggcAGGTGATGGGTGTGTCATTCATTGCGATTGAGGTAATACCTGCTCCACCACCATTCCGGCCAAGTCCCGAAAAATTTCATTCAGATCCGAGATGGACTGAACTATTTGTCttatctctcgctctcgctcttcCACCCCGATTGTGTTCTGCTCCACCATCATCAACTGGTCATCTGTGAAGCCCTAAATCGCACAACCAGTGAATAGGGAAAGCAATATTACCGCATAAAGCCCAAAATATGCCACTGATCCATTTTACTATGTGGTAAATAATGGTACAAGTAACGAGTTTCCAATGagtctgtgtgtttgtttcaCTTGCATTCTTTTCTCTCACCCGCGTCCACAATTTGCAGCAGCCTATAGCAAACGTCCTTTGTTTAGCACACAaccaaaaaattcaaaaagccACACACCTTATCATACAAAGCAAGATCTTCGTCCTCTTCCATTAACGGTCCCGAGTCAAAAAAGTGCTTTGATCGCTCCTCACGATTTTTCATAcctgtaatataaaaaaaaaacaggttcatATGTCCTTGCATATTAAAAGCGCTTGACTTGATACCTCCACCGGTATTATATTGGAGAAATACGGCATACGTTTTAAGTAGCTGGACTGCGTGTGTCTGAAATTGATGGAGAGATCCTGCAGACTCTGCGCCAGCGACGAGATGACGTTTCTCAGAAGTCTCTCCTCTTGCTCCGTGCAGTGACCGCAGCGGGACTGCAGGCCCGTTACAGCTCGCTGACATCGGTGGAACATCTGTACTCAATGCAGATTGagaattttgactgataaagTGATTAACCATTCTTGGTAGAGCACATCTACATAAGGATCTAAATCACCGACACAGTGGTAAGAAAGAGTTTGAGCACCTCTGACATTtccattattttcatttataaattATTGGGTGTTTGGATCAGCAACAGCCACCTGATTGTGTTAGGGGTTCAATCGCTTGACCTTGGGGCAGGcaagtatgattgtgagcgccaatgcttgtctgtctggggtgtagtctgtcttttgcccaaagtcagctgggacaggcctCAGCAAACCTTGCGAGGATCCACTGTACGGTATGATGAATAGACACATTTGAACCAGCAGTACAGCGCACCTGTGTGATCTCTTGTGTTGTGATTTCTATGGCGTGCTCTTCTTCAGTACTGTCATCCAACGTGGGTCGATTCATGTGCTTGTCATGAAGTAAAGCCAGGTCCTTCATCTTCTGGCGAACCCGTGAGATTTCGTATTGGATCTGAAAGGAATCCAAAGTTGACTAGCCAGTGGCGTGAGATCCTTTCCAGATGAGTTTGAAATGTATTCTCTCCACGTTACCTCGTCGATGCCTTCTACCCATTTGGGGGACAACTTCCTGGTGACACCGACCGCCGCTTCGGGATCCAGACTGATTCCCGACACCAGCGCCATGCGATCGTCGGCGAACTTGAAAACAAGACATGCTCCTTAGCAATTTCTATAATCCAGGAGATATTTAGGGCTCTGGTTGTATTCGTGACAAGTATTGTACCAGGAAACCAAAGAGTGGTACCTCATCAAGTTCCTAGAGTGATTGGCAGAAAGCATTGGGGTTCCATCCAATAGCAGATAAGGAGGAAAATAAGAGGAGGACAGAAGCAGATCAGAAATGAGCCCTAGAGATGGTAGCAATGAGCACCAAGCAAATATTACAAAGACCAACAATAACTATGATATAATCTGATAAACGCAGTtacaaaaaacagttttttatacaaaatgagGTCTTAGAAAAGAAGACTAATGATGGTTTACAATCTCGTACTTTTTCCACATGCAAGACAGTTTATtggatgaataataataaaagaatgaTAATAAAGCTAATGAGATACCATAACTTGTCaattcgtttaaaaaaaacattttgatccgGCCATATCACTGGTATTTGCCATGCAACTTTGTGTAACTGTATTTCTTCATCAAAACAGAATAAATCCCAATGGCGAAGATACAGACAGATTGAGTCTttacacattggctgccattggtggCGCTAGAGGGCCAATCAAATATGGATTGGCATTTGAAACATGAACATTCAGTTTAGTAAATGAAAACTGTATCTGTTGTTGTCAttggcatgcaatgagttaagtgtgggaaaaaaatgaatgcaaatctgttgttgtcattggcatgcaatgagttaagtgtggaaaaaaatgaatgcaagcaACTAAATTGGCAAAAAGCATATCCTTTGATTTTTAATGCCACAGTATGAAACACACTATTTGTAAGCTAAACATCAGTTAAGGTTGCTCCTTTTGGGTCAGAGTTAGTAGCGTCTGATGGCAAAACAGTTAGCTTAGGTAAACTACCGTAGCAACGACACGACAATGACAGGAATCCGACGTAATTACATTGACGTCGACACACATTCTACTAAATCCTAGCTAGCACAGGCAAAAGGTGTCTATTtcaaacacacagacagagagaataaaatgtcaaaacgaCGCAGACCACTCACCGCAGCATTGCTACGTGTACTCAGACGGGGGTCGTTTGTACTCACTTGCTCAGCCAATATCTGCCGGTTTTGGATCGCATTGTTCCGCATTAACAAGAAGGCGTCTGTCAGACGCCGAGTGGCCATGATTCGACAGTTACGTTAACACGTCTTAAAAAGTGTGCACGGCTCGGCTGGCTTAGTCTTTCCTTACTGGGTTACTATATTTTTGTTCCTCCCCGCTGGCTAGCTTCAGCTTTTTGCGCCTGAATACGGCGAGGAGAACTCGCGATTAAACGCCAAAGGGG contains the following coding sequences:
- the LOC144075362 gene encoding EEF1A lysine methyltransferase 3-like isoform X4 codes for the protein MSCFVNDDDPFPADECLFADTFSQESIYKLMGQELKITQIFGANLGVAAPVWESAIQLCRYFEKQRVEWRGRRVIELGAGTGVVGIVAARLGADVTLTDLPVTLPPLEANVCANMPSSGWPASPPTVLPLSWGEDHTKFPSDWDLVVGADIVYLPDTYPRKGKPVCHAGEFRRKERLAFSPCATNQSTKQLIPLFPCSFNHAEHGI
- the LOC144075362 gene encoding EEF1A lysine methyltransferase 3-like isoform X3 translates to MSCFVNDDDPFPADECLFADTFSQESIYKLMGQELKITQIFGANLGVAAPVWESAIQLCRYFEKQRVEWRGRRVIELGAGTGVVGIVAARLGADVTLTDLPVTLPPLEANVCANMPSSGWPASPPTVLPLSWGEDHTKFPSDWDLVVGADIVYLPDTYPRLVDTLAHLCKKNTVVYLSSKMRNEHKAPGFFEEHLPSRFYVQLVHRDDSENINIYRATLKKDQK
- the LOC144075362 gene encoding EEF1A lysine methyltransferase 3-like isoform X5, translating into MSCFVNDDDPFPADECLFADTFSQESIYKLMGQELKITQIFGANLGVAAPVWESAIQLCRYFEKQRVEWRGRRVIELGAGTGVVGIVAARLGADVTLTDLPVTLPPLEANVCANMPSSGWPASPPTVLPLSWGEDHTKFPSDWDLVVGADIVYLPDTYPR
- the stx16 gene encoding syntaxin-16 isoform X1 is translated as MATRRLTDAFLLMRNNAIQNRQILAEQVSTNDPRLSTRSNAAELDEFADDRMALVSGISLDPEAAVGVTRKLSPKWVEGIDEIQYEISRVRQKMKDLALLHDKHMNRPTLDDSTEEEHAIEITTQEITQMFHRCQRAVTGLQSRCGHCTEQEERLLRNVISSLAQSLQDLSINFRHTQSSYLKRMKNREERSKHFFDSGPLMEEDEDLALYDKGFTDDQLMMVEQNTIGVEEREREIRQIVQSISDLNEIFRDLAGMVVEQGTVLDRIDFHVEQACVKTDDGLKQLQKAEQYQKKNRKMLVILILFVIIIILIIILFSTKF
- the stx16 gene encoding syntaxin-16 isoform X4, whose translation is MATRRLTDAFLLMRNNAIQNRQILAEQFADDRMALVSGISLDPEAAVGVTRKLSPKWVEGIDEIQYEISRVRQKMKDLALLHDKHMNRPTLDDSTEEEHAIEITTQEITQMFHRCQRAVTGLQSRCGHCTEQEERLLRNVISSLAQSLQDLSINFRHTQSSYLKRMKNREERSKHFFDSGPLMEEDEDLALYDKGFTDDQLMMVEQNTIGVEEREREIRQIVQSISDLNEIFRDLAGMVVEQGTVLDRIDFHVEQACVKTDDGLKQLQKAEQYQKKNRKMLVILILFVIIIILIIILFSTKF
- the stx16 gene encoding syntaxin-16 isoform X2 — protein: MATRRLTDAFLLMRNNAIQNRQILAEQVSTNDPRLSTRSNAAFADDRMALVSGISLDPEAAVGVTRKLSPKWVEGIDEIQYEISRVRQKMKDLALLHDKHMNRPTLDDSTEEEHAIEITTQEITQMFHRCQRAVTGLQSRCGHCTEQEERLLRNVISSLAQSLQDLSINFRHTQSSYLKRMKNREERSKHFFDSGPLMEEDEDLALYDKGFTDDQLMMVEQNTIGVEEREREIRQIVQSISDLNEIFRDLAGMVVEQGTVLDRIDFHVEQACVKTDDGLKQLQKAEQYQKKNRKMLVILILFVIIIILIIILFSTKF
- the stx16 gene encoding syntaxin-16 isoform X3 gives rise to the protein MATRRLTDAFLLMRNNAIQNRQILAEQELDEFADDRMALVSGISLDPEAAVGVTRKLSPKWVEGIDEIQYEISRVRQKMKDLALLHDKHMNRPTLDDSTEEEHAIEITTQEITQMFHRCQRAVTGLQSRCGHCTEQEERLLRNVISSLAQSLQDLSINFRHTQSSYLKRMKNREERSKHFFDSGPLMEEDEDLALYDKGFTDDQLMMVEQNTIGVEEREREIRQIVQSISDLNEIFRDLAGMVVEQGTVLDRIDFHVEQACVKTDDGLKQLQKAEQYQKKNRKMLVILILFVIIIILIIILFSTKF
- the stx16 gene encoding syntaxin-16 isoform X5, encoding MALVSGISLDPEAAVGVTRKLSPKWVEGIDEIQYEISRVRQKMKDLALLHDKHMNRPTLDDSTEEEHAIEITTQEITQMFHRCQRAVTGLQSRCGHCTEQEERLLRNVISSLAQSLQDLSINFRHTQSSYLKRMKNREERSKHFFDSGPLMEEDEDLALYDKGFTDDQLMMVEQNTIGVEEREREIRQIVQSISDLNEIFRDLAGMVVEQGTVLDRIDFHVEQACVKTDDGLKQLQKAEQYQKKNRKMLVILILFVIIIILIIILFSTKF